A single genomic interval of Aureliella helgolandensis harbors:
- a CDS encoding c-type cytochrome domain-containing protein has protein sequence MIHPTKTSSPPSLGVRALRWIGSATPLAFGLLCGVSANPLRSMADEPAEKKITFDDHIKPIFREHCTACHAEGDKASDLALDTYTGVMAGGSSGDVIASGNPGGSRLYALVNHSERPFMPPDEDAIAKEKQDLLKLWIEQGMPENSGSKIKRASSAATAMLGTVSLGKPDGPPPMPESLLAQPVVETERSAAIAAMAASPWAPLIAVGGQEQVVLYHAQSGELLGVLPFPEGEPQSLTFTRDGKQLLIAGGKHSHSGCAVLVDIATGERITKVGDELDTVLAADISPDKKRIAIAGPQKIIRIFDSLSGEQVQELKKHTDWIFALRFSPDGVLLASSDRSNGLIVWEADSGLLYAELAGHKGEIRAIDFRADSNVLASASLDGTIKLWDMPESKEIKSWNAHGGGATAVAYAHDGSLASAGRDSKIKWWNAAGELQKEFSGLSETALEVALTGDAAQIAGGDWNGKVQIWQTADPEQVQLIAANPPSIESRLEAAKQSFLAIETEVTTLHQVAEKSQLATTEAQQALAALQATASNSQKSLAGAQSELTELTAQSTTRQAQVAELEAALAAAKEALLKVNEATKLKRSQVAELDALVKQQMTEVAAKEATQATLLAASQTAAQSLAQKQAQMELARAALEKAAAEKLALEQKAAELNTAAQTAAAAAGKLTEQLAAAVEEQDQRSAKMQEMAVRLEALNQQLASLQAQAKQAAEEQSAAQSALTDQQTMTSQLQAELEAAEQAAVEAQQQLDLFNQAYKAPQ, from the coding sequence ATGATTCACCCCACGAAAACCAGCTCTCCGCCATCACTTGGCGTTCGCGCACTGCGTTGGATTGGCTCTGCGACTCCATTGGCATTCGGTCTACTGTGCGGCGTTTCCGCCAATCCGTTGCGGAGCATGGCCGACGAACCTGCCGAAAAGAAAATTACGTTTGACGATCACATCAAACCGATCTTTCGCGAGCACTGCACTGCCTGCCACGCCGAAGGGGACAAGGCGAGTGATTTGGCTCTCGACACTTACACGGGCGTGATGGCCGGCGGTTCCAGTGGTGATGTGATCGCTTCAGGCAATCCTGGCGGATCGCGATTGTACGCGTTGGTCAATCATTCGGAACGCCCCTTCATGCCACCCGATGAAGACGCGATTGCCAAGGAGAAGCAAGACCTCCTCAAGCTATGGATTGAACAGGGGATGCCTGAGAATTCAGGCAGTAAGATCAAGCGGGCCAGCAGTGCTGCCACAGCCATGCTGGGGACGGTTTCACTCGGCAAGCCCGATGGCCCGCCTCCCATGCCCGAGAGTCTGCTCGCACAGCCGGTCGTGGAAACCGAACGGAGTGCCGCAATCGCCGCGATGGCGGCCAGCCCATGGGCGCCCCTGATTGCCGTCGGTGGTCAAGAGCAGGTCGTCCTGTACCATGCTCAATCCGGTGAACTGCTGGGAGTCCTGCCCTTTCCTGAAGGCGAGCCGCAATCGCTTACCTTTACGCGCGACGGTAAACAACTACTCATCGCAGGTGGTAAACACAGCCACAGCGGGTGCGCGGTCTTGGTCGATATCGCCACCGGCGAGCGTATCACCAAGGTGGGTGACGAATTGGATACCGTATTGGCAGCGGATATTTCTCCCGACAAGAAGCGAATTGCCATTGCCGGTCCTCAAAAGATCATTCGCATTTTCGACTCGCTCTCTGGCGAGCAGGTCCAGGAGCTGAAGAAGCACACCGACTGGATTTTTGCGTTGCGTTTTAGCCCCGACGGCGTCTTGTTGGCGTCCAGTGATCGCAGCAACGGGTTGATCGTTTGGGAAGCCGATAGTGGTCTGCTGTATGCCGAACTAGCTGGTCACAAAGGCGAGATTCGAGCGATTGACTTTCGTGCCGATTCCAACGTCCTCGCCTCCGCCAGTTTGGACGGAACGATCAAACTGTGGGACATGCCTGAAAGCAAGGAGATCAAGTCATGGAACGCGCATGGTGGTGGTGCCACCGCCGTCGCCTATGCCCATGATGGATCCCTGGCATCCGCAGGTCGCGACTCCAAGATAAAGTGGTGGAACGCCGCCGGTGAGTTGCAAAAAGAGTTCTCTGGCCTCAGTGAAACGGCGTTGGAAGTCGCGTTAACCGGTGATGCAGCACAGATAGCGGGTGGCGACTGGAATGGCAAAGTGCAGATTTGGCAAACCGCCGATCCGGAGCAAGTCCAGTTGATCGCGGCCAATCCACCTTCGATTGAAAGTCGTTTGGAAGCTGCCAAACAAAGCTTCCTAGCGATCGAAACGGAGGTGACCACACTCCACCAAGTGGCAGAGAAATCCCAGCTAGCCACCACCGAAGCCCAGCAGGCATTGGCCGCGTTGCAAGCGACGGCATCCAATAGTCAGAAGAGCTTAGCCGGTGCACAATCCGAACTGACGGAATTGACCGCCCAGAGCACAACGCGACAAGCCCAAGTGGCGGAATTAGAGGCAGCTCTCGCCGCCGCCAAGGAGGCGTTGCTGAAGGTAAACGAAGCCACCAAGCTCAAGCGATCCCAAGTCGCAGAATTGGATGCCTTGGTCAAGCAGCAGATGACCGAAGTTGCCGCCAAGGAAGCAACTCAGGCAACCCTGCTAGCAGCGTCCCAGACTGCCGCCCAGAGCCTGGCTCAAAAGCAGGCACAAATGGAGCTTGCTCGTGCAGCCTTGGAAAAGGCCGCTGCAGAAAAACTGGCGTTGGAGCAGAAAGCAGCTGAACTGAATACTGCAGCGCAAACCGCTGCCGCTGCTGCAGGGAAATTGACCGAGCAATTGGCCGCCGCCGTGGAGGAGCAAGATCAACGAAGTGCAAAGATGCAAGAGATGGCTGTCCGCTTAGAAGCTCTCAATCAGCAATTGGCGAGTCTTCAAGCGCAGGCCAAGCAGGCTGCCGAGGAACAGAGCGCCGCGCAGTCGGCCTTGACCGATCAGCAGACCATGACAAGCCAGTTGCAAGCGGAACTGGAGGCGGCCGAGCAGGCGGCAGTCGAAGCCCAACAACAACTGGACTTGTTCAACCAAGCCTACAAAGCCCCACAGTGA